A region from the Danaus plexippus chromosome 26, MEX_DaPlex, whole genome shotgun sequence genome encodes:
- the LOC116774224 gene encoding RNA-binding protein 28-like encodes MTEEDNNESENTKYKDGVNRNARLIIRNISFKATEESLREHFAKYGTVEEVKLLKKADGKLVGCAFVHFTHVPMANKAIAATNKKPFLGRPIYVSWAVPKHQYNGEQNGSPTKKRQTSGSSDDVKVEVKDEDTADNQKPSEDKNKMRVNRNARLIIRNVSFKATEESLKEHFEPYGNILEVKLLKKPDGKLVGCAFVHFKNVPMAKKALLNTNMKPFLGRPISVDWAVPKDKYMQHVVNKQLEMQDDVKKEESDSDDELMDTSTEVKQEVKSESDSSDENDGEESEADEEEKESDDDEDDEDDENDEDDDDEDDEDGEVDEDQDDDDDDEKKDIKPTFQRTKLNDAEDGCTVFITNIPFMVADDQLKTFAENTGPVKYALICVDKLTEHSKGSGFVKFANKEDAEKFLSLPPEQLRLEGQVLGVKPALKKENLQQGNKKQPKDNRNLYLVKEGVVAAGTRAAVGVSQSDMAKRLALERSKTQMLKNLNRFVSRYRLVVSNLTPNITDQALRRLVLKASPARSVVTEARVMRDLRAPVGRDGRHPSKGYGFVMFTRHEDALACLRKLNNNPDIFDTHNRPIVSFSIEDRTALNARKKRLEKSIANNPLAKKDDQDNTKKGRRNRKRKMTSAPDESYMKKRRVENGEKGAESDYTGLTAKEGSQHKIRNIHKLRAQADMHKQNVKIEKKKNKKAHKIKMARERIKQPKQKINKNKTGKRNKKRNSSFEIR; translated from the exons ATGACTGAAGAAGATAATAATGAGTCAGAAAACACTAAATACAAGGATGGTGTTAACCGAAATGCTAGgcttattataagaaatatctcGTTTAAGGCCACAGAAGAAAGTTTGCGAGAACATTTTGCAAAATATGGCACAGTGGAAGAGGTTAAGCTTCTTAAAAAGGCAGATGGGAAGCTCGTTGGATGCGCATTTGTCCATTTTACACACGTCCCTATGGCGAATAAAGCAATAGCtgctacaaataaaaaaccttttctAG GTCGACCGATATATGTCTCTTGGGCTGTACCAAAACATCAATATAACGGGGAGCAAAATGGAAGTCCAACCAAAAAGAGACAAACAAGTGGCTCCTCAGATGATGTAAAGGTGGAAGTAAAAG acgAAGATACAGCTGACAATCAAAAGCCAAGTGAagataagaataaaatgaGAGTAAATCGCAATGCCCGTCTCATAATTCGTAATGTGTCTTTCAAAGCTACCGAGGAGTCATTGAAAGAGCATTTTGAACCTTATGGAAACATATTAGAAGTTAAATTACTGAAGAAGCCCGATGGAAAGCTCGTTGGCTGTGCTTTTGTTCATTTTAAGAATGTACCGATGGCTAAAAAGGCATTATTGAATACAAACATGAAACCATTTTTAG GCCGTCCTATATCTGTGGATTGGGCGGTACCTAAGGACAAGTACATGCAGCATGTGGTCAACAAACAGCTGGAGATGCAGGACGATGTGAAGAAGGAGGAATCTGATAGTGATGATGAACTCATGGATACATCTACTGAAGTGAAGCAGGAGGTTAAGA gtgAATCTGATAGCTCGGATGAAAATGATGGTGAAGAATCTGAGGCTGATGAAGAAGAAAAGGAGTCAGATGATGATGAGGATGATGAAGACGATGAGAATGATGAAGATGATGATGACGAGGACGATGAAGATGGTGAAGTTGACGAAGATCAAgatgatgatgacgatgatgaGAAAAAAGACATTAAACCAACATTCCAACg TACGAAGTTGAATGACGCGGAGGACGGTTGCACGGTGTTCATAACGAACATACCGTTCATGGTCGCCGACGACCAGCTCAAGACCTTCGCCGAGAACACGGGACCCGTCAAGTATGCACTCATATGTGTGGACAAACTGACAGAACATTCTAAAGGATCCGGATTTGTCAAGTTCGCT AACAAAGAAGATGCAGAGAAATTTCTCTCCCTTCCGCCAGAACAGCTCCGCCTGGAGGGACAGGTCTTAGGAGTGAAACCGGCCCTTAAGAAGGAGAACCTGCAACAAGGAAACAAAAAACAGCCCAAAGATAACAGGAACCTGTACCTAGTCAAAGAAGGAG TTGTGGCGGCCGGTACCCGGGCGGCCGTCGGCGTGTCCCAGTCCGACATGGCTAAGAGACTTGCCCTCGAACGCAGCAAGACTCAAATGTTGAAGAATTTGAACAG ATTCGTCTCCCGCTACCGTCTGGTGGTATCCAACCTGACCCCCAACATCACGGACCAGGCGCTCCGCCGGCTGGTGTTGAAGGCGTCCCCGGCGCGCTCCGTCGTCACTGAGGCGAGGGTCATGCGCGATCTTAGAGCTCCCGTGGGCAGAGACGGGAGACATCC GTCAAAAGGTTACGGGTTCGTGATGTTTACTCGACACGAGGATGCTCTGGCTTGTCTCCGGAAGTTGAATAACAACCCCGACATATTCGACACGCATAAT agaCCTATCGTGTCTTTCTCTATAGAAGACCGCACGGCGTTGAACGCAAGGAAGAAGAGATTGGAGAAATCGATAGCTAACAATCCACTGGCGAAGAAAGATGATCAAGATAACACAAAGAAGGGACgaagaaatagaaaaagaaaaatgaccAGCGCTCCAGACGAGAGTTACATGAAGAAGAGGAGAGTCGAGAACGGAGAGAAGGGAGCCGAGAGTGACTACACGGGACTCACGGCCAAAGAAGGGAGTCAGCACAAAATAAGAAACATCCATAAACTGAGAGCACAAGCCGACATGCACAAACAGAACGTGAAGATagaaaagaagaaaaacaaGAAGGCGCACAAGATAAAGATGGCGCGCGAGAGGATAAAACAACCGAAACAGAAGATTAATAAGAACAAGACCGGCAAGAGGAACAAGAAGCGAAACTCTAGCTTTGAAATACGATAG